In a genomic window of Thalassotalea piscium:
- a CDS encoding CHASE domain-containing protein, whose amino-acid sequence MIKVPRKIKHLSLQVFIQLFIIIIGTSITVFNHTKHLEMLDSQVTEALNKRLNVITTGINDRLDLYHYGLNAIRSAIHGIGIDNLNYQTIANYSYSHNDQLELPGANGIGFIKSVSRKELSNFLIDAQNDRPDNNFKVKLSNNHVRTQFIIQYIFPEDKNKQAIGLDIGSETMRRTAALNAASNNQVQLTGPITLVQANKKAKQGFLILLPVYKSIIAPTNSEERINELIGWTYSPLLIDEVLKSLESFDLNHLRITDVSDSAPLTFFTYGNEQDITDYVVSSNASVMGRNWNITLEGTNAFIDELRLPQKYEVLLNGGLLTLLVMLTVLAGQLVYYRKAQKAYIEKELAKKYEQALEKANISLEAEIKARTEQLAKTNMLQRSILNSASYSVIATDIKGVITEFNPAAEKLLGYKAAEVIGIETPALFHIEEEVIAQAKRLSKELNMPVGANFDVFALKASMMRSDVNQWTYKTATGKFIQVKLNITAMLNNNEEVVGYVGIAYDLTAQIAHEKALADAKNQAEKASLAKSEFLANMSHEIRTPMNGIFGTLQLLQELSLNNKAQEYVKTALYSTKALTTIINDILDFSKIEAGKLSIENKTFELDELITCLHSDLSIPANDKNLNLTFNLSVEQNYWLGDSVRLRQVFLNVIANAIKFSHKGGITIDITLNEQGALVFVVADTGIGMSQEAISRLFKRFEQADASTTREYGGTGLGLSITRSLIELMNGTITVESELNVGSKFIITLPLKKAEAIANNKSVKALKHPDLSGKIILLAEDNKINQVVATAMLEPCNATIVIANNGLEAISLYKEISPDIIFMDIQMPKMDGVEACKKIKRLDNDQIIIALTANVLSEQKALYKKHFNGYLAKPIEKAELIEMLHSLFP is encoded by the coding sequence GTGATTAAAGTTCCAAGAAAAATTAAACATCTGTCATTGCAGGTATTTATTCAACTTTTTATCATTATTATTGGTACTTCAATTACTGTATTTAATCATACCAAACACCTTGAAATGTTAGACAGTCAAGTAACTGAAGCATTAAATAAAAGACTTAATGTTATAACAACCGGTATAAACGATAGATTAGACCTATATCATTATGGTCTAAATGCTATACGAAGTGCTATTCACGGGATAGGAATAGACAACTTAAATTATCAAACAATTGCTAACTATTCATACAGCCATAATGACCAATTAGAACTTCCTGGCGCGAATGGCATTGGTTTTATTAAAAGTGTTTCTCGCAAAGAGCTAAGCAACTTTTTAATTGATGCACAAAATGATCGGCCAGATAACAACTTTAAGGTTAAGCTATCAAACAATCACGTTAGAACGCAGTTTATTATCCAGTATATTTTTCCTGAAGATAAAAACAAACAAGCAATTGGACTTGATATTGGCTCTGAAACCATGAGAAGAACCGCAGCACTCAATGCTGCTAGCAACAATCAAGTTCAACTTACTGGTCCAATTACTCTAGTACAAGCAAATAAAAAAGCTAAGCAAGGCTTTTTAATTTTATTGCCAGTGTATAAGTCGATTATTGCGCCAACTAATAGCGAAGAACGCATAAACGAATTGATAGGTTGGACCTACTCACCTTTACTTATCGACGAAGTTTTAAAGTCACTCGAAAGCTTTGACCTTAACCACTTACGCATTACTGATGTAAGTGATAGCGCACCATTAACTTTTTTTACTTATGGTAATGAACAAGATATAACTGACTACGTTGTTTCTAGCAACGCAAGTGTAATGGGACGTAATTGGAACATAACACTAGAAGGTACAAATGCATTTATTGATGAGTTAAGGCTACCACAAAAATACGAAGTTCTGCTTAATGGCGGCTTATTAACCTTGTTAGTTATGTTAACTGTATTAGCTGGGCAACTGGTTTATTACCGAAAAGCACAAAAAGCTTATATCGAAAAAGAATTAGCCAAAAAATATGAACAAGCACTAGAAAAAGCCAATATATCTTTAGAGGCTGAAATAAAAGCAAGAACTGAGCAACTCGCTAAAACAAATATGCTCCAGCGTAGCATTTTAAACAGTGCGAGCTATTCCGTTATTGCTACTGATATTAAAGGGGTAATTACTGAATTTAACCCTGCCGCTGAAAAATTACTAGGTTATAAAGCAGCTGAAGTTATCGGTATTGAAACCCCTGCACTTTTTCACATTGAAGAGGAAGTAATAGCGCAAGCTAAGCGATTATCTAAAGAGTTAAATATGCCCGTAGGTGCTAATTTTGATGTGTTTGCACTAAAGGCTTCAATGATGCGGTCAGACGTTAACCAATGGACATACAAAACAGCTACCGGTAAGTTCATACAAGTAAAACTGAATATTACCGCAATGCTAAACAATAACGAAGAAGTGGTTGGTTATGTAGGTATTGCCTATGATTTAACGGCACAAATAGCCCATGAAAAAGCGCTAGCCGATGCAAAAAATCAAGCGGAAAAAGCATCTTTAGCGAAATCTGAATTTCTGGCAAATATGAGTCATGAGATCCGCACCCCAATGAATGGTATATTTGGCACGTTGCAATTATTACAAGAGCTTTCTCTTAACAATAAAGCTCAAGAGTATGTAAAGACTGCTTTATATTCAACGAAAGCGCTTACAACGATTATTAATGATATTCTTGATTTTTCAAAAATAGAGGCAGGAAAGTTATCTATTGAAAATAAAACGTTTGAATTAGATGAATTAATTACTTGTCTACACTCAGATCTTTCTATACCCGCAAATGACAAAAACCTAAATTTAACCTTCAATTTATCCGTTGAACAAAACTATTGGTTAGGTGACTCGGTACGGTTGAGGCAAGTTTTTCTAAACGTAATTGCTAATGCAATAAAGTTTAGTCATAAAGGTGGTATAACAATAGATATAACACTTAACGAACAAGGAGCATTAGTCTTTGTTGTTGCTGACACAGGAATTGGTATGTCACAAGAAGCCATCTCTCGGTTATTTAAACGGTTTGAACAAGCTGATGCATCAACAACTAGAGAGTATGGTGGTACTGGATTAGGGTTATCCATTACCCGTTCATTAATTGAATTAATGAACGGGACGATTACAGTAGAAAGTGAATTAAATGTTGGTAGTAAATTCATTATTACCTTACCACTTAAAAAAGCAGAAGCTATAGCTAATAATAAAAGTGTTAAAGCGCTTAAACATCCTGATCTCAGCGGTAAAATAATATTATTGGCAGAAGATAATAAAATTAATCAGGTTGTTGCAACCGCAATGTTAGAGCCCTGTAATGCAACAATAGTTATTGCTAATAATGGACTAGAAGCAATAAGCTTATATAAAGAAATATCACCCGACATTATTTTTATGGATATTCAAATGCCTAAAATGGATGGTGTAGAAGCGTGTAAAAAAATCAAGCGTTTAGATAATGATCAAATAATAATCGCATTAACTGCAAATGTGCTTAGTGAGCAAAAAGCCCTATACAAAAAACACTTTAATGGTTATCTGGCAAAACCGATCGAAAAAGCTGAATTAATAGAGATGCTGCACTCACTCTTTCCTTAA
- a CDS encoding TldD/PmbA family protein, with protein sequence MDRRKFIKLSGVGAGALALPISGIAISAEQLLDKPMDIAYKKKLADIALNAAKAKGATYADARIGRYLNQFITTREVRVDNIVNTESAGIGVRVIANGTWGFASTSNMTPDSVAKTAEKAVAVAKANAKFQTSPVVLAPVKGVGEVSWKTPIQKNAMEIPIKDKVDLLLSVNDAALKNGANYISSMLFLVNEQKYFASTDGSYIDQDVHRLWAPFNATAIGASGFKQRSGLGNPVGMGFEYLDGKEEDKIRITGASVGYKNSYDMVEDAAAAGQQLQAKLKAKSVEPGKYDLVLDPAHLMLTIHESVGHPLELDRVLGYEANYAGTSFATLDKWRSGKFNYGSEIVNLFADKTQPYSLGNVGYDDEGVKTKDWDLVKDGTLVNYQATRDQVHMIDQKESHGCCYAQSWRDVQFQRMPNVSLRPNKKDISADDVIKDVENGIYIAGRGSYSIDQQRYNFQFGGQLFYQIKDGKITEQIEDVAYQSNTQQFWNSCTQLAGKSDYRLGGSFFDGKGQPSQVSAVSHGCPTTRFNNINVINTARNV encoded by the coding sequence ATGGATAGACGTAAATTTATTAAGCTGTCTGGCGTTGGGGCAGGAGCATTAGCATTACCAATTTCTGGTATTGCTATATCTGCAGAGCAATTACTCGATAAGCCAATGGACATTGCTTATAAAAAGAAACTAGCTGATATCGCATTAAATGCGGCTAAGGCTAAAGGTGCAACTTATGCTGATGCACGTATTGGTCGATACTTGAATCAATTTATTACTACGCGCGAAGTAAGGGTAGATAATATTGTAAATACTGAATCTGCAGGTATAGGGGTTCGTGTTATTGCTAATGGAACTTGGGGTTTTGCTTCAACATCGAATATGACACCCGACAGTGTCGCAAAAACAGCTGAAAAGGCTGTTGCTGTAGCTAAAGCAAATGCTAAATTCCAAACGTCTCCTGTTGTATTAGCGCCAGTTAAAGGCGTTGGCGAAGTAAGCTGGAAAACACCCATTCAAAAAAATGCAATGGAAATACCTATCAAAGATAAGGTAGATTTGTTGTTGTCTGTGAACGATGCAGCACTTAAAAATGGTGCTAACTATATCTCTTCTATGTTGTTTTTAGTTAATGAGCAAAAATACTTTGCCTCAACAGATGGCTCATACATTGACCAAGATGTTCATCGTTTATGGGCACCATTCAATGCTACAGCAATTGGCGCGTCAGGCTTTAAACAACGAAGTGGTTTAGGTAACCCTGTAGGTATGGGGTTTGAGTACTTAGACGGTAAAGAAGAAGATAAAATTCGTATAACCGGTGCAAGTGTCGGTTATAAAAACTCTTACGATATGGTTGAAGATGCTGCCGCAGCAGGTCAACAGCTACAAGCTAAATTGAAAGCCAAATCAGTTGAACCAGGCAAGTATGACTTAGTGTTAGACCCTGCTCACTTAATGTTAACTATTCATGAATCAGTAGGACACCCTTTAGAGCTAGACCGCGTATTAGGTTACGAGGCTAACTATGCAGGGACCAGTTTTGCAACGCTAGATAAGTGGCGCAGTGGTAAGTTTAATTACGGCTCTGAAATTGTTAACTTGTTTGCTGATAAAACACAGCCTTATTCGTTAGGCAATGTTGGTTATGACGATGAAGGTGTTAAAACCAAAGACTGGGATTTAGTAAAAGACGGTACGTTAGTTAATTATCAAGCAACACGTGATCAAGTACATATGATTGATCAAAAAGAATCTCATGGCTGTTGTTATGCACAAAGCTGGCGTGATGTGCAATTTCAACGTATGCCTAATGTTTCACTTCGTCCAAACAAAAAAGATATTTCTGCCGACGACGTTATTAAAGATGTTGAAAATGGTATTTATATTGCGGGTCGTGGATCGTATTCGATTGATCAGCAACGTTATAACTTCCAATTCGGCGGCCAGTTATTTTATCAAATTAAAGACGGTAAAATTACCGAACAAATTGAAGATGTTGCCTATCAATCAAACACGCAACAATTTTGGAATAGTTGTACACAACTAGCCGGTAAGTCTGATTATCGACTTGGGGGCTCTTTCTTTGATGGTAAAGGTCAACCATCACAAGTAAGTGCAGTGTCGCATGGTTGTCCAACCACGCGATTTAACAATATTAATGTTATTAACACCGCACGAAACGTGTGA
- a CDS encoding TldD/PmbA family protein, which yields MTIFTEKHAKELLSKVIAYSKADEIECNLNGEVSGNIRYARNSVSTAGEQSDLTLSVQSTFGKRIGTAAINEFDDASLEKVVRRSEELAKLAPENPEHMPNFGKQKYLKANNFFESTANVTPDDRAQAAENSIKPSKANDLVSSGFLEESIRATAIMNSAGAFAYNKSSNVDFSVTIRTKDGRGSGWVSRDYSDVALLDTKSASQVAIDKSKGSVDAKEMEPGKYTVILEPAASVGLLNNLVRSMNQRQADEGRSFLSNKLKKGEKGPTNKLGQKMFDERVHIYSDPNDALVPVAPFAGNGYPRNKIDWIKDGVITNMPNSPFWAKKTDTDYVPSGGHFIMAGGNESLEDMIKNTRRGILVTRLWYIRGLDPQTLLYTGLTRDGTFYIENGKIKYPIKNFRFNESPIVMLNNIEALGKPERIDGNLVPPMKIRDFTFSSLSDAV from the coding sequence ATGACTATATTTACAGAAAAACATGCTAAAGAATTGCTAAGTAAAGTAATAGCGTACTCTAAAGCCGACGAAATTGAATGTAACTTAAATGGCGAAGTCTCTGGTAACATTCGATATGCAAGAAATAGTGTTTCAACAGCAGGCGAACAAAGTGATTTAACGTTAAGTGTACAGTCAACTTTTGGTAAACGCATAGGTACTGCTGCAATTAACGAGTTTGATGACGCTTCATTAGAAAAAGTAGTGCGTCGCTCTGAAGAATTGGCAAAACTTGCACCTGAAAACCCCGAGCATATGCCAAACTTTGGTAAACAAAAGTACCTAAAAGCGAATAACTTTTTTGAAAGTACTGCTAACGTAACGCCAGACGATAGAGCGCAAGCGGCTGAAAATAGCATTAAACCATCTAAAGCTAACGACTTGGTTTCATCTGGTTTCTTGGAAGAGTCGATAAGAGCAACAGCCATTATGAATAGTGCTGGTGCTTTTGCTTATAACAAATCTAGTAATGTAGATTTTTCAGTTACGATACGTACTAAAGATGGTAGAGGCTCTGGTTGGGTTTCACGTGATTATAGCGATGTAGCATTGCTAGATACTAAATCAGCATCTCAAGTAGCTATTGATAAATCAAAAGGCTCGGTTGATGCAAAAGAAATGGAGCCAGGCAAATATACTGTTATTTTAGAGCCTGCAGCAAGTGTTGGTTTATTAAATAACTTAGTGAGATCAATGAACCAGCGACAAGCCGATGAAGGACGTAGCTTTTTAAGTAACAAGCTAAAAAAAGGTGAAAAAGGTCCAACGAATAAACTGGGTCAAAAAATGTTTGATGAGCGTGTTCATATTTACTCTGATCCAAACGATGCTTTAGTACCCGTTGCTCCATTTGCTGGTAATGGTTATCCAAGAAATAAAATTGATTGGATTAAAGATGGTGTGATCACTAATATGCCTAATTCACCTTTTTGGGCGAAGAAAACAGACACCGATTATGTACCAAGTGGCGGTCATTTTATTATGGCTGGTGGAAACGAGTCGCTTGAAGATATGATCAAAAATACTCGTCGTGGTATTTTAGTGACTCGTCTTTGGTATATTCGTGGTTTAGATCCGCAAACTTTACTTTATACCGGACTAACACGTGATGGCACTTTTTATATAGAAAATGGAAAAATTAAATACCCGATTAAAAACTTCCGTTTTAATGAAAGTCCAATTGTTATGTTAAACAATATTGAAGCTTTAGGTAAGCCTGAACGTATTGATGGTAATTTAGTACCACCAATGAAGATTCGCGACTTTACTTTTAGTAGCTTATCTGACGCTGTATAA
- a CDS encoding DUF4159 domain-containing protein has product MNKRKFLKALAALSASSCLPMSLSVNANGDFDFYFTRLSYESGDWEVDERMPANVLNSLIEYTSLRVDIKERIVPLSDPVMLTAPFCYLAGHRLVQFTPEETQNFKQYVENGGFVFVDDCNHDIDGMFARTFEQQMATIFGDDALKKIPNTHPIYTSFFKFDGPPRTSIELNGWGDDLVHDYLKAIEVNGRIGVLYSNKDLGCEWDFDFRNKRFMRVDNTRFAVNIVMYAMTA; this is encoded by the coding sequence ATGAACAAACGTAAATTTTTAAAAGCACTTGCCGCACTGTCTGCTTCAAGTTGTTTGCCGATGTCTTTAAGTGTTAATGCAAACGGTGATTTTGACTTCTACTTTACGCGACTAAGTTACGAGTCGGGAGACTGGGAAGTCGATGAAAGAATGCCTGCGAATGTATTAAATTCCTTAATTGAATACACAAGTTTACGAGTAGACATAAAAGAACGCATTGTTCCTTTGTCTGACCCTGTAATGTTAACGGCCCCTTTTTGCTATTTAGCAGGGCATCGCTTAGTACAATTTACACCTGAAGAGACCCAAAATTTTAAACAATATGTTGAAAATGGCGGTTTTGTATTTGTAGATGACTGTAATCATGATATTGATGGAATGTTTGCCCGAACATTTGAGCAGCAAATGGCAACAATATTTGGCGACGATGCGTTAAAAAAAATACCTAATACACATCCTATTTATACCTCTTTTTTTAAATTTGATGGGCCACCGCGGACCTCAATAGAGCTAAATGGCTGGGGCGATGACTTAGTGCATGACTACCTTAAAGCTATTGAAGTAAATGGGCGAATAGGCGTGCTATATAGTAATAAAGACTTAGGTTGTGAATGGGACTTCGACTTTCGTAACAAGCGCTTTATGCGCGTAGATAACACCCGATTTGCTGTAAACATTGTGATGTATGCAATGACTGCATAA
- a CDS encoding AAA family ATPase, translating to MNEQEVEQTLAKLNQAINEIGKVIVGQSQVIEELLISIMAGGHCLLEGVPGLAKTLMVSSLSKTLAMDFNRVQFTPDLMPSDIIGTEILETDHDSGDRFFKFQQGPVFTNILLADEINRTPPKTQAALLEAMQEKSISYAGKSYNLPKPFFVLATQNPVEQAGTYSLPEAQLDRFLMFIRVGYPSAEEEIEILKRTTGNIAATLIEVLSAQEMLNLQSLTRDVEISNALVAYVTQIVRNTRPVKEGENSPCKLVADYVRWGAGPRAGQALVLCAKAKALMSGRYAVTIADIEFVAPAVLRHRILLNFQAEAEQVSTDEVIAALLSDTLKPVSDLS from the coding sequence ATGAACGAACAAGAAGTAGAACAAACGTTAGCAAAACTGAATCAAGCTATTAATGAAATTGGTAAAGTTATAGTTGGTCAATCGCAGGTAATTGAAGAATTACTCATTAGTATTATGGCAGGCGGACATTGTTTATTGGAGGGTGTACCTGGTTTAGCAAAAACACTCATGGTAAGTTCATTGTCAAAAACCTTAGCGATGGACTTTAATCGTGTGCAATTTACGCCTGATTTAATGCCGAGTGATATTATTGGCACTGAAATATTAGAAACTGATCATGACAGTGGCGACCGATTTTTTAAATTTCAACAAGGTCCAGTTTTTACTAATATATTGTTAGCCGATGAGATAAATCGAACACCACCCAAAACTCAAGCGGCTTTACTTGAAGCAATGCAAGAAAAGTCGATAAGTTATGCAGGAAAAAGTTATAACTTACCCAAACCATTTTTCGTTTTAGCGACACAAAACCCAGTAGAGCAGGCTGGAACCTACTCTTTACCAGAAGCGCAACTTGACCGTTTTTTAATGTTTATTCGTGTAGGGTATCCTAGTGCTGAAGAAGAGATTGAAATTCTAAAACGAACAACAGGTAATATTGCGGCGACATTAATCGAAGTGCTCTCAGCACAAGAAATGCTTAACTTACAGTCGTTAACACGCGATGTTGAAATTTCAAACGCATTAGTGGCTTACGTGACTCAAATTGTCAGGAATACTCGTCCTGTAAAAGAGGGGGAGAATTCTCCCTGCAAATTAGTAGCTGATTATGTTCGTTGGGGGGCAGGACCTAGAGCCGGTCAAGCATTAGTGTTGTGCGCTAAAGCTAAAGCATTAATGTCTGGGCGGTATGCTGTTACAATTGCTGATATTGAATTTGTTGCACCTGCAGTATTACGTCACCGAATACTCCTTAACTTTCAAGCTGAGGCTGAGCAAGTTTCAACAGACGAGGTTATTGCAGCGTTACTGTCAGATACGTTAAAACCTGTTAGCGACTTGAGTTAA
- a CDS encoding DUF58 domain-containing protein: MNNLLDLKALSRSKDLPFIARTLAQGFLHGSHGSIQRGVGIEFSQYRAYEPGDDLAKVDWKLFARTDKYFVREAERESDTCLWFALDSSASMSHRNQANKNNSNNITKLQFAKVVAATIGYIAQLQGDSLGCIALSAEKPTFLPAHGGYKHWQKLLLTLNAIKPCDNFPDYQQVYTQLQTMRRSGIVFVFSDFYQANDEIYQLINQLVDKRTEVIAVQLESSDEINFDFDDVIRFEDLESQQAYLLSPKLAKNSYLANRAAFNQELNSYLSSKGVTHWRVDIDQPIDETLYQYLAARQRVLSV; encoded by the coding sequence GTGAATAACTTACTTGATCTTAAAGCATTATCACGCAGTAAAGATTTGCCTTTTATTGCGAGAACATTAGCTCAAGGTTTTTTACACGGCAGCCACGGCAGTATTCAACGCGGTGTTGGTATTGAATTTAGTCAATATAGAGCTTATGAACCTGGCGATGACTTGGCTAAGGTTGACTGGAAACTATTTGCGCGAACCGACAAGTACTTTGTACGTGAAGCTGAACGTGAAAGTGATACTTGCCTTTGGTTTGCACTTGATAGCAGTGCCTCTATGTCTCATCGTAATCAAGCGAACAAAAACAACTCTAACAATATAACTAAGCTTCAGTTTGCTAAGGTAGTTGCGGCAACTATTGGATATATTGCACAACTACAGGGAGATAGCCTTGGTTGTATTGCTTTATCTGCAGAAAAACCTACTTTTCTGCCAGCGCATGGCGGTTATAAGCACTGGCAGAAACTACTATTAACTTTAAATGCAATAAAACCATGTGATAACTTTCCTGACTATCAGCAGGTGTATACGCAATTACAAACAATGCGCCGTTCCGGTATCGTATTTGTTTTTAGTGATTTCTATCAAGCAAATGATGAAATTTATCAATTAATTAATCAACTTGTTGATAAACGAACGGAAGTTATTGCGGTGCAACTTGAGTCAAGTGATGAAATTAATTTCGACTTTGATGACGTTATCCGTTTTGAAGACCTTGAAAGCCAACAAGCGTATTTATTATCTCCAAAATTAGCGAAAAATAGTTACTTAGCCAATAGGGCTGCTTTCAATCAAGAGTTAAATAGTTACCTAAGTAGTAAAGGGGTGACGCACTGGCGGGTAGATATTGACCAGCCTATTGACGAAACGCTTTATCAATACTTAGCGGCAAGGCAAAGAGTGCTGTCAGTATGA
- a CDS encoding BatA domain-containing protein, which produces MTTSLFSITSLQPLAYYGLAALAIPVIIHLLSKSRGRIVKWGTTRFLPQSKPVKMSTIKLTQRLLLLLRCLIVLCSVAILSQPFINDYSGDETFVLVSETWFKAATPEQREQISEYLTSSDFNVLSLQTLESFTTFTNVTEVEPAEPLNIWQQLSKVSKKFKQAKEILVFTEANAINFTGEKPLLNQPIKWFITSQQSSQQYSLNSLVQQAFKLIIYAEDEHKEALNYLLPALNAIQKFSVQQLSIEVIEHPQKLVSAQQPNWVFYLANRPITQELISWRAQGTHIFINNDNRLLVNNSEEITVNNGFALLAPIRFYQSSHLENTFDSQHVEHQEDLWVSEDNKPLLTVFKVDEATNTNAGKRYQFASMLSPKSTNLVIQPQFPLVIQRLLFGDQINSYQKENDQVTADNINQLTALLYQQAIAHQAFLDTVSDKAYRINNTIDFDAHQDMLLWLGLLLVLLVLLERLLSEYSVSKQLVVNKNE; this is translated from the coding sequence ATGACCACGTCACTATTTTCTATAACCTCTTTGCAGCCATTAGCTTATTATGGGTTAGCTGCACTAGCAATTCCTGTGATCATTCATTTATTGAGTAAGAGCCGGGGCCGAATTGTTAAATGGGGTACAACCCGCTTTTTACCACAGTCAAAACCTGTAAAAATGTCAACAATCAAGCTTACTCAGCGGTTATTGTTGTTACTTCGTTGTTTAATTGTTTTATGCTCGGTTGCTATTTTATCTCAACCGTTTATTAATGATTATAGCGGCGACGAGACTTTTGTTTTAGTGAGTGAAACATGGTTTAAAGCGGCCACGCCTGAGCAGCGTGAGCAAATTAGTGAATACTTAACATCTTCTGATTTCAACGTGCTCTCATTACAAACTTTGGAAAGCTTTACAACATTCACAAACGTTACTGAAGTTGAGCCGGCTGAACCTTTAAATATATGGCAACAATTAAGTAAAGTAAGTAAAAAATTTAAACAGGCAAAAGAGATTTTAGTTTTTACAGAAGCTAATGCAATCAATTTTACAGGTGAAAAACCACTATTAAATCAACCAATAAAGTGGTTCATCACATCACAACAAAGTAGCCAACAATATTCGTTAAATTCACTGGTTCAGCAAGCATTTAAATTGATTATTTATGCAGAAGACGAACACAAAGAGGCGCTTAATTATTTATTGCCAGCACTAAACGCGATTCAAAAATTTAGTGTTCAACAACTCTCTATTGAAGTTATTGAGCATCCACAAAAATTGGTATCTGCGCAGCAACCAAATTGGGTGTTTTATCTGGCAAATCGCCCTATAACACAAGAGCTTATTTCTTGGCGAGCGCAAGGTACGCATATTTTTATAAATAACGATAATCGATTGTTGGTTAACAATTCTGAAGAAATTACTGTTAACAATGGTTTTGCGCTGCTCGCCCCCATTCGCTTTTATCAAAGTAGCCATTTAGAGAATACCTTTGATTCACAGCATGTAGAACATCAGGAAGATTTATGGGTATCTGAAGATAACAAACCATTATTAACTGTATTTAAGGTTGATGAAGCAACTAATACCAATGCAGGTAAACGCTATCAATTTGCCAGCATGCTTTCACCTAAATCGACTAATTTAGTGATTCAACCACAATTTCCTTTAGTGATACAAAGGCTACTTTTTGGTGATCAAATTAATTCATATCAAAAAGAAAATGATCAGGTTACAGCAGATAATATTAATCAGTTAACGGCATTGTTATATCAGCAAGCGATAGCACACCAAGCATTTTTGGATACGGTTTCTGATAAAGCTTATCGTATTAATAATACGATTGATTTTGATGCACACCAGGACATGCTTTTATGGCTGGGATTATTACTCGTTTTGTTAGTATTGCTAGAGCGGCTACTCAGTGAGTATTCAGTGTCTAAGCAGCTAGTGGTAAATAAAAATGAGTGA
- a CDS encoding VC2046/SO_2500 family protein, which produces MQIDKSQTNLLIEELQLGVKLNECVHSQRRYDFSLMLAMLVDNVCEFSQFGLPLTEQTPKEATEASLRKLLNVIPNAPLAISSLDDIKHFQQGQLVADNKLATMRLVNALQPKAIAFRNDAKHIPSSVMANTSLYCQQTKSGAPKKRLPFNVNAWLSSVQETVVKSPLMA; this is translated from the coding sequence GTGCAAATAGATAAATCACAAACTAACTTACTGATTGAAGAGCTACAATTAGGCGTGAAGCTTAATGAGTGTGTGCATAGCCAACGTCGCTATGACTTTTCTTTAATGCTTGCTATGTTAGTAGATAACGTTTGTGAGTTTAGCCAGTTCGGCTTACCTCTAACTGAACAAACGCCTAAAGAAGCTACAGAAGCGTCTTTAAGAAAGCTTTTAAATGTTATTCCGAACGCACCATTAGCGATAAGTTCATTAGACGATATAAAACACTTTCAACAAGGCCAGTTAGTTGCTGATAATAAGCTAGCAACAATGCGTTTAGTTAATGCGTTACAGCCAAAAGCAATCGCCTTTAGAAATGATGCTAAGCATATACCAAGTAGTGTTATGGCTAATACCTCACTTTATTGTCAACAAACAAAGAGTGGGGCGCCTAAAAAACGTTTACCTTTTAATGTGAATGCTTGGCTGAGTTCAGTGCAGGAAACGGTAGTTAAGTCACCGTTGATGGCTTAA
- a CDS encoding YchJ family protein: MNIMPCYCGSKESYSMCCQPFILEQKYPETPEQLMRSRYSAYATSNAQYIFNTYAKEKHKEHTVTDILNWAQTTQWLSLKVNHATAITLKQFSPNTLPTVNFDAYYRHEKHYYKMSESSRFVAEDNQWRYLDGDVAEHTELIQPKRNDNCFCDSGKKFKKCCGK; this comes from the coding sequence ATGAATATTATGCCCTGTTATTGTGGTTCAAAAGAAAGCTATAGTATGTGTTGCCAACCTTTTATACTTGAACAAAAGTACCCCGAAACACCTGAGCAATTAATGCGCTCTCGTTATAGCGCCTACGCGACGAGTAATGCCCAGTATATATTTAATACTTACGCCAAAGAGAAACATAAAGAGCACACTGTAACCGACATTCTTAATTGGGCTCAAACAACACAATGGCTGTCACTTAAGGTTAATCATGCAACGGCTATAACATTAAAACAATTTAGCCCTAACACATTGCCTACAGTAAATTTTGATGCTTATTACCGCCATGAAAAACACTATTATAAAATGAGTGAGTCTTCCCGCTTTGTTGCTGAAGATAATCAATGGCGTTATTTAGACGGCGATGTTGCAGAGCACACTGAATTAATTCAACCTAAACGAAACGACAACTGTTTTTGTGACAGCGGTAAAAAATTTAAAAAGTGTTGTGGTAAATAA